The Cervus canadensis isolate Bull #8, Minnesota chromosome 13, ASM1932006v1, whole genome shotgun sequence genomic interval tctttttaaaagcacGTGCAGGAAGtggcagaaataaagacaaacagCCTGTTGACTTTCCTTGCGTGGTGGTACGAGTGGGCCTCCCAGGCCAGGGCAGTGCCCTTCGTAGGAGGGGAAGCCAGGGAGGTATCCAAACGGCAGGAAGGCGCACCCCTCCATCAGTCCACACGCCAAGATAAGACACCCTGCAAGAATTTCTTTTGGAagaccttctcctcctgcaagtAAAACTCCACCCATAACTACTCGTGCAAAGGAGTGTAACAATGGATCTGAATAAAATGTATTAACGAGCAGCTgtgatatttcttctttgtgcaGTTGTCTTCTCTTTCTCATGTAATTTGAAAAGTAGGttttatataaactttaaaaacaccTACTACTAGATGTCTTCAGTAATTTGGAACCCAAagagagtattttatttttatttattttttactgaagtagagttgacttacaatgttgtgccaatctctgctgtatagcaaagtgactcatgtatacatacctacatatatatatgtatatacattttaaaaatattcttttccatcatgactTATCCCAGGAAACTGGATATAGTTCCTAATGGTTTGCATCTACTAACTCtgaactcccagtccatccccctccctcccccatccccttggcaaccacaggtctgatCAAAGAAGAGAATTTTTGATAAAGATTTTTGTGGCTTTTGCCGTTATTGTCAATGCAATCATGGGGCTTTCCTTCCACATTCATTGTGCTTAGAAGTTGTTCTGTCCTCATCTTCCTTGCTTTGATTTATAATAGGTAAAAGCTACATAGTTAAGTGTCCAGAATAACATTTCAGTTTACTTTGATATAAACTGTCTAATGTATTTCCCTCAtattaaaagcaatttttaaacacTGTTCTCAAAGAGCAAAATGATTATCCCTCATATTTTGgccaaaattaatttgaaaacaaatatcatgctATAATTAAACAGACAACATCATGATGACATGCTTATAAAAATTCCATTTGAACCTGCTGTTGTAAAATACCCATACTAATGGTAATCAGTAAGTTAATATTGCTGTTGCAATTCTTATGGATGAGAGCTTCAGGTTTATTTCAAACCAAATAGAGTGAGTGGTGCTACTTCCCAGCCTGTAGTTTGACTGCCTTAACTTCTAATACAAGGAcctccaggaaattccctggtggtccgatggttaggactctgccctttcgctgctgagggtctgggttcaatccttggtcggggaagcAAGATTCTGCAAGCCGGGCCTCAAggtcaaagaaaacagaaaaacaaacaaactctggGACCTACAGAGTCGCAGGGTCTGGACTTGGTCTGAGACAGAGGCACATGTATTGAaatttattatgtatataaatgtttcattttcccaTTCCTCAATAATTTCCCACAGAAGTAAGTGGATGATGGTGGAAGGAGGGGGAGATTCCTTTCTCGTTTCTCTTTCTATGAAAGAGAACACAAAGCCACTGTCGAGCCTCACCTGGACCAGGATCTGGGTCTGCTCAGATGGAGGTAGGAGTAAACACATGCTCAGGTTCAAACCCTAATCAAATTTTAATACTCCCCATTAGCCCCGGAATCCTTCCTTGATTACACACCTTGTTTACGGCTCTTAAATCCTAGATGCTAAAGAAAACTTCCAGCATGTGGTTTTTTCAGATGCTAAACTTTAAAGCTTAGAGATTCCTACCAGGAGTTAAGGAAAGTTTCTGATGGTCAGGATTAGTATCAGGAAAACTGGCAAAGGCTGGCTGGAAGGCATTGCGAGGATGTTTTCTTCTCTGGACACCAGGGGAACAGACTCACAAAGTATGACTGCTGACTGTTCCTTTCTGTCTTCCACAGAGCTAAGCTCATATTCGTAATTACTAGCTGAGTGAAGTATAATGTGATGGAAGAGTCTTAATAGCATCCTCATTTTCAAACACAGCGGCTTTCAGGGACCTGTAAGTGGGTCAGCGCACTGGTGGAAGATGCCTGCCTAAAAGGCCAGCTGACCTTCAGGATTTAACATTCTTCTAGAAGAAAAGCATGCTCATTGTCTTTCAGCTTTGCTTAGGGCCATACGTACACATTCCTTAGGATTAgggattttaactttttaaaaaaataaatgttatctttggctgcactgggtccttgttgctgtgtgtgagctttctctagttgtggcgagtgagAGCTACTCTTCATTTGGtgtcaggcttctcactgcagtgctgTCACCAACAAGAGAGCACTGGTGCCTGGGCTCTAGGGTgggtgggctcaggagctgtggtgcatgggctgagttgccccatggcatgtgggatcttcccagaccaggggtcgaacctgtgtcccctctaCTGGCAGGAGGAGCACTGGGAAAGTCCAGAGATTGTAACTTTTAACTAAGtaatatctgaaggaaatgaggcTACCTTAATGGCACCTCCAGGAAATCCATCAAGTTTAAGCCCACCTTAGTTCAGGGGCCTTAGAAAAATGTAAACTGGCATCAACTGCATGTTAGACTAGATTAACAGGCTCATCATTAGTAAACTAGGGTAATTTCCTACCATCAGGTATTTGGTAGACTTTAATCctacctggttcaattcctgggttggaaagagccactggagaagggatagcctacccacttcagtatccttgggcttcccttgtggctcagttggtaaagaatctgcctgccatacgggagccctgggttcgatccctgggttgggaagatcccctggagaagggaaaggctacccactccagtattctggcctggagaattccatggactgtatagtccatgctgttgtaaagagttggacacgcctgagctaCTTTCATTCATCTGTGTGTATGTAGTTCAGTATAGACGGATGTGCAGATCTAGGACATCGAGGCCTGGATGGCTGCTAACTCATTCTCTCACGTTTGTTTCCAGTATTTGTCACCAGAGTAGATCCTTAACTGCTAAGGAAGAACTGATGTGACATAAGCGTTCAATAGAAGTCCTTTCATAGTATTCGAATGTTAGGGCTGACAGCAAACCATTTCAGTGGAAACTTAGCCTGTGAGCTCATGGGGGATACATATCCTTGACCTGACAGTGCCTGCTGAAGGGATTACCCACATCTTAATAACGGCAGCTTCttcaggagacagggatttgATCTTAAAGAAATCAGAAGAGGATATGTCACTCAGCTGTTAAGAAGAAGAAAGTTCCTATTCCTAGACTAGAAAGAACGAGGCAAAGACACTGGGTAAtcccttttctagcttctcataactttaataaaaacactaatttatcCTTTTTGTCTATAATTAAATAGTTAAGTGATAAAAGATACACATTCTgttcttattaaaataattgtaagttgggacttccctggtggtcaactggctaagactccatgctcccagtgcagggggcctgggttcgatccctggtcagggaactagatcccacatgctgcagctaagagttcgcatgccacggctaaaagatcctgtgtgccgcaactaagacctagcacaaccagataaataaataaataaactattttaaaaataactgtaagCTGGAGAAAAGCTAGAATTTTCATGGTGATAGTTCCTGTAACATGGTGTTAGAGAATACTGAAGAAAATCTCATAGTTCtgcagtaacctgttggttactTCCTTGTATTGATAATTGTGGAAGTGTTGTCTGACTTAGTTTGACCAAACAGCCAACGTTAAGGATGTGTGATCTGAAAATTCAGTGCATTTCCTGAGGAGGAGGGGATCTGTTCCTTTTACTGGGGGCTTCCTGACAGTGCAGAGGACCTCACCCTGTCAGCTGTGTAGCAGATTCAGGCAGTGGATATTTGGAGTAGATAATTTCCAAGGTCCTTAAAAACCTCAAGTAATATAAGACACAGTCAAAATAACTTAAggcaaaatacaacaaaataggaaaagaaatgctgaaggcaaaaaaaaaaaaagataataaaagttaattaggaaattaaaaaatctgGTGAGCAAAGGCACATTAATAATTCTtgtaattaatgtattttttaacagactactattattttattcctttctttctggaaaatgaaaaatccattagttttttttccttttgcttttaccCAGAAATTAAAGGTTGGTAAGTGGTAATTAGCATGGCTCCTGTCAAAGCCAATTGCCTAATGGGGACCGACATTTGACTTGAATCGAAAGAATGGAATATGGCTAATGTAGAGTTCATTAGTCCCAGTTGCTTTCTTTGACAGTCTTTCCTCCTAACATCGGCTGTGccctgctccctctctctctctcctattttTAGACTATTGCTCTGCTGCTACATTCTATTCTAGAAGGCCTGGAGGCACAGTGGTGTAGGGGAGGTAAGCGGTACCTGGGGCAAAATAACTTTTGACTCTACATTTGGTCTAGGGTTTGCAGACTAAGGTCTCTGTTCCCACCCACCTCTCTCTGGCCCTGGGGCGATGAAAGGGAACCATTCCCTCTATATTGCTGTGCTGGTACTGTGCTCTTCCTCatacttgttcagttgctcagccttgtctgactctttgtgaccccatggactgcagctcgccaggtttccctgtccttcaccatctcccagagctagctcaaactcatgtccattgagtcagtgatatcctCCAACTTCCTTCATTTAATTTAAGCCCTTCCACCTTGGGGCCTTAGGCTAACCTTTCATTTTTGGAAACCACCGTCCCATAAGGTTAGACTCCATGTGGGTTTGTCTCGTTCCAAAGGCCAAAGTACTTTTTCTATTCTCCTATGCAGCTGAGATGCTCAGCAGGTTTGTTTCTAATACACAAGACCAATACCAACACCCGGCCCATCAACTAAAGCTCTACTGTGTATttggtggaaataactgaagaaaacatttttcattcagTAGGGCAAAGATGGAGATGCTAATAAAATTGGTGAATAGAGATAATCGCTGATGCAGCTGTTAAATAGAGATGCTGTTCTATTATTTCTGGAACCCAGGCTTCCTTTGCTACTGTGCTAACTATAGCGTTCACAAGGCTAATTTACTTCTTTTACACTACCAGCACAAGGACTACATTTAGAAATCTTTTAGCAATCATGTTGCAAACATATTAGGTCTTTTCCATTTGGAGCTGAATTCAACTTATTATTTTGgtattaacaaaacaaaataatagggaaggacagggaagcctggtgtgctgcagtccatggggtcacaaagagtcagacatgactgagtgactgaactacaaaTTAACAAAACTAGTGATCTGGATGTAGAGTAGAAGAGCATGTAGACTTAAGAGAAAATACAAGTAAGTGGAAAGAA includes:
- the LOC122451833 gene encoding cortistatin-like — its product is MSSPRAGDKYQPACKMLALCLLLPLLLLPSGAATALFPEGGLAGHESGHVQEVAEIKTNSLLTFLAWWYEWASQARAVPFVGGEAREVSKRQEGAPLHQSTRQDKTPCKNFFWKTFSSCK